Within the Lycorma delicatula isolate Av1 chromosome 11, ASM4794821v1, whole genome shotgun sequence genome, the region tgacacaGAAAGACTGACTGTTTAACAGCGCGGAACTTTTGTGTTATTaaacgaaaagtgtggtgcttacacaaaaaCGGTTTcgtgaacatttttaaattcggtgatcgccctcatttaaaacaataagcagactttacgaaaaattgaatatttatggTTCAGTATTTtagagtaagcgcgaacggcctgcAGATCTTCGTTCTCCGTAGAATGACGAAGCCGTCAAGAGCAGAGCAGCGCTGATGAGGAGCCCGGGAAAataacaagaaaagcagcagcacaactttGGATTTCTAAACGATCtttgcagcgaattttaaaaccCGATTTAGATTTGATCCGTACAATATAACAGTTGCTAAATTAACGGCTGACAACAAATATCAAAGAATGGCGTTCGCTGAACGAGGTGTGAACCGAGACGTATCGTTCAACaatatttggttttcagatgaggcacattttcacctagacggggttgcttataaacaaaatgtgcgtttttgggcttccgaaaTCCACACGAGCTTCACGAAAAGGTGTATCACGCTCCAAGCATGATGGTACGGGTCGCTATCTCAAGTTACGGGGTAATAGAGCCATTGTTTTTTTGAACAGACTGTGAAGTTATCTAAATACGCTGTATAATATTCATAACAACAAAGGATTTCGTGTTAAAGAAGTTGgtagacgtgatggtggtcatactgaacatgtgataagcagaacataatctccaggtatatagtaaacgcattgtattttacttttctgtattgcaagtcaaataatatttttaacgaaaCAAAATGTTGGATCAATTCGTGCAACACTCTGTAgataaatgtaattgaaataacCATTTACTTAAATTGAAATGAACGAAATAACATCGTAAATACCCTATTAATAAAATAGTCTCTGTCAACagaaatgttagtttttataacAGTTGCAGTTAATAGCTTGCACATTACTAAACTAGAGATAATTTGCATTACTActtcatttaagtttttatgaaaagtaattcGTCATGTTTAtcattaaactgtttttaatttattcatatttaaattcatttttatttaattcatatttaaaggtTTCCGTAAGTTGttcgtaaattatttaaatttaagtgacagaaacgtattaaaattaaataaaaaataattctcgataaaaactttttaattatgaaaaatgtacacaaattaaaaactgcttacaatcaaaaaaatattatttttttcataaaaaatgtcgATCCATTACACTTAAAGAAATCATAAGATTAAACTCtgtatatacatgtttttttttttattttttaactgcattaaatTAATTCGATCCTCGATAACACTATTGCTAAcaaaactttgatattttttgttattataatttcaaaaatcttatacGATTACAAAACGTAGAGGAagtttatatagtaaaaataactaaaaacttaaaatttcataataataaattaagatcttcctatattttataaaaaaaaaaaataaacatattggtGTGTGAGTGTATCTAAAACTAGACAGTcagactcgcttcgctcgctccAACACAGAGGGGGTCTTCCTTCTAGCCCCCCCCCTAGACAAACACAATTCTAGcccgctgtgttcattatccttatggttatgagaataattctgataaattcTCCAAACGAAGTCATTGGAAAGGGGCTTTGCAGACTCTTAGTTTAACAGATCTTTGGATTTAGGATGGTTTCCATCCATTTCCAATCAACAGTGCTTCAAGTACCTTCGGCGCTTCTTGAACTGGAGATAAATGAACCTTTCCTGATGCacaataaattccttttttgccggtctccgtggtgcgagtgatagcgtctcggcctttcattcggaggctCCAGCTTCGAATTTCGATTAGGTATTTACGCAAgctacaaaattgttattttatctcatcctccgaagtaatacctaacggtggtctcggaggcaaaaaaaaaaaaaaaaaattctattcatctCCTTTACCCTTTACAAGCATGACGATAAGAACACAGTTCTGTAATGGCGCCAATATGTCCATGATCGGCGTAATTAATCTGTACATTATAGCTAAAGCCACTTTTATCCTTATGTGAATAtgacagtggttcccaaacttttccgagtcgcggcacccgtttttaattaaacatttttccatggtgccctaccttaagtaaaagtatgactgctagtaaagtaacagataaaaataaataaaactcgtgcatcttcattatttttttactttattaacattaattataaatgtcttggttcaatgaattatgaagcttttacaatatttcgcggcaccCCTGTGAAAAGGCCGCGCTTCCCCGgagcgccgcggcgcacagtttgggaatcagtGGAATATGGTATCTATATAATGAACTCGTGAGAAATTTAGCTGCAGTTCGCGTTGCAAATTTACTGCAACTCAAGTCTAGGCGTAGCGCTTTCGATCAGCAGTTAACCGAGAATCAcgcacttcagctgtttcagaagACCGAGATATCCTTATCATTTTAGCAGTTTTTGAGTAATAGAaaaggttacttctctttcttaaaggcatatattttttaccttttcataATCCAATAGCGAGAGGCAAAATAAACCGTAAAAAATTccctaaatatgtttttttaagctaatagcaaaaataataataatcgtataattaatatttaaaagcgtGTAGATCTGAACTTGAGAGATCTTTTACCAACATAACAGAAATATAACGAAGTAAAAgaaccatatttttctttaatgaattatttaatatccaATTAGAAATATTATGGTATTTCTAATCGGAGATAATGATCAAATCTCTAATATGTAAatctacaaagttttattaaaatctgtcaaaTAATTTTTGCGAGATGCGCACGAAAGGACAACCCAATTTAGCATTACATTACATGTACAGATGATACGTaactattcaaaattatattaaaaacgaaatttaacaaaatattttatttttttgcaccagaaaaaatcaaagtaatatCTAAAAGAACGGTTGTTCATACTGTCAACCTGATTCACATATAGCTAACAACTAATCAATacggaataaataaatttgtaataaagttgatttctgattaaaagaatgttttgtaattttatttatttttttttggaataatttttttagatgtataattttctttatgagaCTATTTTCATacgtcatataaaaataatacatagtgattttatttattaaaatatcttactttttttaaattaaatccaatacatcagaagaaaattataaactctCTTGAATTTTCTGATCTATTTCCACTAAAACGAAttgattacatcaaaaaattcttaaacggTCTAAATAGGTGACTAAGCGGTCACATTTATAAAGAGTACACTTCTTAAAGTCCATTACATCGATATGTAGATATTCAATCACGTTTACGACAATCCTTTAACTGAAGAAGTTGAAACGGTATAAATCTGTaatttcctgttttcaaatattgtaaaaaaggAAACTAATAAAGATAGTATGCGTACTGAAATATTCTATCTTAACGAAAAACCCAATCAAATTTCTTCTGCTAAACTGgattacattttaaagaattttaaaatgacacCTATacgattaatttacattttacaaatatgtttttttttttaattgttatactacgaattatattctgttttcggaaaatatattttattttttactaagtataaaatacaattataaaaaatctgatgtggacatcatatgtCTTACGTGTAGACCCATTAAATTATATagacacgtttttttttttttaaatgataagtacataaaattttatttcattaataatttctgatatttttcatattttttttgtttttattatattgaattattatttatggtaattttttttttacaagcagaggttaataattattaataaatcgttatatttaaattagaaaaaaaacttaaaaaaaaggaaatgaaatcttggattcgaaccgataagCCTTCCCCttaaaatatccaaatatttcattaattaaaatttcatttggctgtaattctagaaccgatgaaaataactaccacttctgatatatcgtttaaaagttctcaataaggacttattactgcagttaagaaaaacttaaaaatccaatttttgggggattttggacttttttgaacacttttggtttagtcgattgcaatcaaaagggaaggtgcaaaactagatgttacaacagtcctaaatccaaaatttcaacgtcctacgactaatcgttttttagtcatgcgagttacatacgtacatacataacaTGTACATACaaacgtacagaggtcacgccgaaactagtcaaaatggactcagggatgatcaaaatgaatatttccgttgaaatctgaaaatcgaaatttttcgcgatcacaattcttccgttacttcgtacaaggaaataaaaacagaattaagaaaatactttcaagtaaaacagtttttttttatttaatattaactgtctTTCAAAAGAATATTAATCCATTGATAAAAAGTCTCTAAaatcaacagtaaaaaaattacgcgtagacaacaaaactaaaaatataatcaagatTATCCTAACAGAAACatattataaaggaagaagaagTAGAGTTGTGGGGAAcaacaaataatactaataaatgtcatacaacgcttccaaaacaaggtaACAGGGACAAATGCGGAAGCACCATGGTTCACACGGAACGATGAGATTCACGAATACCTggagcttccgacggttcgtgaggttgtgaaagaatactattttaaacaccaacaatattatcaaaatcacgtcaaccaccaAGCGATCAATCTGCTTCATAACAGCGAAGACTTCCGAAGGTTCAGACGCCTCCATGATCTTGACTTAGTCGTACTGGCTACTGAAAGACAAGTTTGAAATTACTATCGCCAAATCTAACGATGGCATTTTcatttacttcttcatttttttttgtttatagctaCAAGTTATTTTAGTTTTGTCAATCTCTATAATATTAATGTCTATTGACTCGTTATcacttgattatttgtttgtttttatttactacttatttgtttatcggttagtttttctttattgtttgtttttatggaagtgaagtgaggtttattaatgaactttaagaacattacttaacccaccgggttgggccagtggtgaacgcgtcttcgcaaatcagctgattttgaagtcaagagttccaacgtccAAATCCTAGTagaagcagttacttttatacagatttgaatactagagcgcggataccggtgttctttggtggttttttttttccttCCCCTACTCaacccgaccggatatccatttaagtatactcagtcggggagagtgtccttttactctaagggagtgtcccccgcccaccggttgtacacccggcacggcaggttagctcccccggtctcggatctttaattttattttattcgcctgcctctaatcccccgcctcggagacggggtatggctacgccacctcccatcccctcagcagggaaccgggtctcggtcattatgtctttgcctctaatcagcggtaccgcccccactaagcaccgaggcacccgcaggagcggcaccgccaaccgggactcgatcttttatttgtcccacactccccaggagttcccccccttctcaggaacccgcacaccacggcgtacgggccctccacggagggactgtcctccctaccctaatttcacaaaccccttcttctgtcctcttcttccttggtgcgtaagatttccccggcaaacctacggaacaaatcccagttatcgtcactatagaccatccaatttaagaggttttcaggtgtaagtccgttgtccgaaatttctcttctatttggagcccatcttgggcatacaaacacagtgtgttccgcatcatcagtctctgggcagtacacacattgtggggtaggtctttttccaattctaaacagataatggccgtaCTGAGTTTATTCATTTCACCTAAAGGAAactttatttcaaacattttctttctgtatttataTCTATCTAGACAGACATTTTCTGTAACGGTAGACTATTTCAGCTGTTGATTAAAATACACTAGtcgaaaaaaaattctgaactaAAATTTATTGGGTAATTATTATAACCATTTCTAATCAAAACTGGAGTCAGACAAGCTAATGAATgatcaatatttcattaaattacctATAAGAATAAGTAGTTAGAAAATGGAGccaaaaccaaaaagaaaatgagagtgaaaaagaaacaaaaagactaaaatgtatttttctttatctgtttatcCTTTGGTCCCACGAAcgtaattacttcagaggatgaatgataatgatatgtatgaaagtgtAGTCTCGttcagtttcaggtcgaccattcctcagatgtatggttaattgaaacccaaccgccgaagaacaccggtatccacgatctggtattcaaatccgtataaaagtaattgtctttactaggatttgaaccttagaactctcaatttcgaaatcagccgatttgagatgacaagttcaccacgaGGCCAACCCGGTACGTGACTCTTAAATGTAACTGCCTACCATTTTCAGATGATATGCGTGGTTCTAATTGCTTAAAACTTGtcaaaggtaaatttaaaaatgataaaaacagcCAGCCAAATCAGGAATcacagaagaaattaaaatacttattcgCCTTATTCGGCTGATAAAAgtcaccatgtgacttttatctgttcctaaacttcaaatctgcattaaaaggagcAAAATTTCAGACCGTTGAAACTGTGAAACaaaaagcggcacgcgtcatgaaagagcacgcagaagaagacttccagcactgtttcgaacaatggaaaattcgcatggagcgttgtagggatcGAGGAGAGgggtaataactaaatatgtataaatttaaaataaaatattttacagcattggtctcgttatttaatagccacacctcgtatattcAAAATAGATTTACAAGGTTGACTACTTATAGTATAggaaattaaaacttcattaattttttaaattctatataatcGTACATGATTTTCTTAAAGCCAATCTTATATTCCTCCctaccaaaaaatgttttgtcatcCTTACTGGATTCATtgttttctcttaatatttacaGCTTTTCCCGTTTAGATTTTATTCCTGTACTCCAGgatagttaataaattatgtaaaatgtaatataaacgtTATCGAATAAATAGGTGatgattataaacataaatatctaaatatataaaaaggttttatataaaagaagTACATAAGGCTTACCTTCATCATCGATTGAGAAATATCCAACACCACTGCCAGCTCTAATATAATATCCAACTCTTGAATCATCACCAGGAGGATCTGCATCTGATGCTTTAATAGTAGTAACTAACGTACCAATCGGTTGATTTTCAGCAACGGAAGCACTAACCACAAAATCATCAAATTGAGGAGGATGAAGATTTTCATTCACATCaactatttcaataattaaagtcgCTTCAGCACTTAACGATGGTGTACCGCGATCTTTAGCACGCACTGTTAAACTATGAATCTGACGTtcttcaaaatctaattttttaagtgtGCGAACGGTTCCGGTAAGACGATCTATCTTGAACGGTATATCGACTTCAGCTTCACCTAAAATACTGTAACGTATCTCACCGCCTTGCCCTAAATCAGGATCAGTCGCACTCACGATAGCTACTACACTTCCTACCGGTATATCTTCACGTGCTTTTACCGAATACGAGGATAAACTGAATGTGGGAGGGTTGTCATTTATATCGTCGATACTAACACGAACTAAAGCATCAGAATGTAAGGAAGACGGATCCGTTGAATCACCACCGCAATCGCTAGCTCTAATTTTCAATTCATATAATTGTTGTTTCTCTCTATCTAACGGTGCCGATACGTAAATCATTCCGGTATTTGGATCTACTTTAAAATCATCTGTGTCTGTAACCATTGAATATGAGATTTCAGAATTTTTACCTAAATCGATATCGGTTGCATTAACTCGAAATATAACAGTACCGTTTCTAGCATTTTCCGTAACACGAAAACTGGCTAAAGATCTTTGAAATTTTGGTGGATTATCATTTACATCTAATATCGTTATAGGAAGTACTCTCGATGCCGATTTTACAGGTCTACCTAAATCTGATACAGTTACGTTTAACAAATATTCAGTCTCTCGTTCTCTATCAAGGTAACCGATTACTTTTAATTCTCCGGTATCAGGATCTAACCTAAAAACTGAATCTTGATCGCCGTATGAAATACCGTATATTAATTTACCATTATATCCTAAATCACGATCTCTAGCGCGTAACTTTGTTAAAACGAAACCTAGCGGTGCCGATTCGTTCACCTCTAACTGTACCGGAAAACCGATCCATTCTGGTGCGTGAACATTTTCACCGTACCTTGACGGCATCATTGCAAATTCTTCCTGATTTTGTGGATTATTGTTACGTTCAGCCGATGCTATGACTTCTGTTAATCTTCTTGCGACATTTGTATCACGACATTGAAATTCACCGGTATTGTGTTTCGAATTGACTAAATGCATATGTACAGTAGTAACATCGGCAAAATGTGTACCGTCTGTTGCAGTAACGTTAACTGTTCTTTCGTTAACTAAAACGTCACTTAAATCGCATGTTACCGATAGAACACCGGATGTCGTTTCTAATGAGAAACAACTATCTTCATTACCGGATACGATTCGATAACTTATAATATTACCAGCATCAAAATCTATAGCAGAAAGAGTAATAATTTCACTACCGATCGGTAAAAATCTAGGTACATTCCCATCACAATCAAGTTTTTCAAATTGCGGCCTATTATCGTTAacgtcttttaatattatttttaactgcatttcTGTTTGTCTTCTATAAGGTAAACCCCAATCAGAAGCTCTAACTCTCAATACGTATTGCCTTCTCATAGATTCATAATCTAAAACTTGAGTTGTTCTTACGTTACCGGTAAAATGATCTATTTCAAACGGTACAGGATTTAAATTTGCTATACTATAAGATATGTATGCGTTTTCACCAGAATCTTTATCGCGTGCTGTAACTTTAGAAACTGAAGTTCCGGCCGGTTCATTTTCATTAACAGTAACAGTCACTTCTGCCGATTCAAATAACGGATCGTTATCGTTAGCGTCAACTACATTGATTTTAACTTTTGCAGACGACTGTTTTCTAGTTCCAGCATTTCCTTGATCGATAGCCGAAACGGTTAACGTGTAAAACGCTTTTGATTCCGCATCAAGAGGTACTGCTGTATATAACATACCCGTATCTGGATTTATATGAAATTCTCCACCTTCGTTTCCACcaacaatttctaaaaatacttGAGCGTTACGCCCTTGATCGGCATCTGTAACTTTTAAACGTATAATTGGTGAATTAACTGGTGCAGTTTCTGGTAAATCGACTTCATAAATTTCACGATCAAAAACCGGTGCGTTATCATTTAAATCCGCTAAATGTACGGGGACAGATTTATACGTCTGTCTAGGTGGAATACCACGATCGATAGCTCGTAACGTTAAATTATAACCTTGCGGTGCAGATTCCCTATCTAATAAACGAAGTACTtctatattaaattcatcctgttTAGTCGAACCGCGTGTAATCCTAAAATGACCGTCTGGATCACCATCAACAATTTCTAAAGAACGAACTTGTCCGTGAATTCCTTGATCCCGATCGACAACTCTTACTATTGCGTATATATCTGCGTTAGAATTTTCTACAATATCCGGTAAATGATGAACATAAATTTCAGGACCGTGTAAATTTACTTGTTTTACGTTAATCGTTAACTGCGCTGTACTCGGTTTTCCACCACCTTTTAGAACACTACCTCTGTCTTGAGCTAAAACTGTTAATCGATGGATGGATCTTTCAGTGTATCGAAGAGGAAGCGTTAAAGTTACAACACCGGTAGTAGGATGTACGGCAAACTGTTCAGTGCTTTCttgaaaactataataaatttcacCATTACGTCCTAAATCGGCATCTTCTGCCGAAACCCTTAATATACTTTGATGTAAAGGTACATCTTCTGAGACGGTCTCTTCGTATTCAGTCGGATAAAATAACGGATTGAGATCGTTTGTATCAAGAACGGTTACTATAACAGTCGCTTCCGTTTCTAATACAGCTGTTTTTTTGCCGTCTCTTTTAGTAGCCGTAGCGCGTACCTCAAGTACGTATCTATCTTTACGTTCTCTATTTAAAACATCAACGTTACCCGTTCGTGtccttaataataaaaaccaaaaatcacCGACAAGACGTTCTTCTGCTTTAAAAAACCTGTCTCTATCACcgtttgttattttaaatctaaCTTCTAAATCTTCATCGCTTCTATAAACTCCCATTTTTTCTTCAG harbors:
- the LOC142332475 gene encoding fat-like cadherin-related tumor suppressor homolog, with translation MEKRCPGLWLGCFIITALLLPSVHLLPEDDINKEFPRQSTENFQFTRKSYNVTVPENSMGKTFVTPEEKMGVYRSDEDLEVRFKITNGDRDRFFKAEERLVGDFWFLLLRTRTGNVDVLNRERKDRYVLEVRATATKRDGKKTAVLETEATVIVTVLDTNDLNPLFYPTEYEETVSEDVPLHQSILRVSAEDADLGRNGEIYYSFQESTEQFAVHPTTGVVTLTLPLRYTERSIHRLTVLAQDRGSVLKGGGKPSTAQLTINVKQVNLHGPEIYVHHLPDIVENSNADIYAIVRVVDRDQGIHGQVRSLEIVDGDPDGHFRITRGSTKQDEFNIEVLRLLDRESAPQGYNLTLRAIDRGIPPRQTYKSVPVHLADLNDNAPVFDREIYEVDLPETAPVNSPIIRLKVTDADQGRNAQVFLEIVGGNEGGEFHINPDTGMLYTAVPLDAESKAFYTLTVSAIDQGNAGTRKQSSAKVKINVVDANDNDPLFESAEVTVTVNENEPAGTSVSKVTARDKDSGENAYISYSIANLNPVPFEIDHFTGNVRTTQVLDYESMRRQYVLRVRASDWGLPYRRQTEMQLKIILKDVNDNRPQFEKLDCDGNVPRFLPIGSEIITLSAIDFDAGNIISYRIVSGNEDSCFSLETTSGVLSVTCDLSDVLVNERTVNVTATDGTHFADVTTVHMHLVNSKHNTGEFQCRDTNVARRLTEVIASAERNNNPQNQEEFAMMPSRYGENVHAPEWIGFPVQLEVNESAPLGFVLTKLRARDRDLGYNGKLIYGISYGDQDSVFRLDPDTGELKVIGYLDRERETEYLLNVTVSDLGRPVKSASRVLPITILDVNDNPPKFQRSLASFRVTENARNGTVIFRVNATDIDLGKNSEISYSMVTDTDDFKVDPNTGMIYVSAPLDREKQQLYELKIRASDCGGDSTDPSSLHSDALVRVSIDDINDNPPTFSLSSYSVKAREDIPVGSVVAIVSATDPDLGQGGEIRYSILGEAEVDIPFKIDRLTGTVRTLKKLDFEERQIHSLTVRAKDRGTPSLSAEATLIIEIVDVNENLHPPQFDDFVVSASVAENQPIGTLVTTIKASDADPPGDDSRVGYYIRAGSGVGYFSIDDEERRVYLLWKFALIIQVVPGIVGQT